One window of the Trueperaceae bacterium genome contains the following:
- a CDS encoding MGMT family protein has translation MAHDPVDARPAPSDAHEVPAAALRDFRTAVGTVVRHIPPGYVASYGDVAAWAGRPGAARQVGAALRRLAADDPTFPWHRVVNARGEIRTWTLGTGELQVALLRREGVRVEGGRVDLARHRIA, from the coding sequence GTGGCTCACGACCCCGTCGACGCCCGTCCGGCCCCCAGCGACGCGCACGAGGTGCCCGCCGCCGCCCTCCGCGACTTCCGGACGGCGGTCGGGACGGTCGTGCGGCACATCCCACCGGGCTACGTCGCGAGCTACGGCGACGTCGCGGCGTGGGCCGGTCGGCCCGGCGCCGCCCGGCAGGTGGGGGCGGCCCTGCGCCGCCTCGCCGCCGACGACCCGACGTTCCCGTGGCACCGGGTCGTGAACGCGCGCGGCGAGATCCGCACGTGGACGCTCGGGACGGGGGAGCTGCAGGTCGCGTTGCTCCGCCGCGAGGGCGTCCGGGTGGAGGGCGGACGCGTCGACCTCGCCCGCCACCGGATCGCCTGA
- the miaB gene encoding tRNA (N6-isopentenyl adenosine(37)-C2)-methylthiotransferase MiaB, whose product MRAHVITYGCQMNEYDTHTIRSELVAGGHHLVDHPDDADLVLINTCAVRGKPVEKVVSLLGEFRKAKRAGRDLTVGMMGCLAQLEEGQAIARKFEVDVLLGPGAITDVHDALTAIDAGRERYESLRFKTDLDTLVPPAPDALTGFLTIMRGCDHHCTYCIVPTTRGPEVSRPVESILAEAEAMRDAGVQEVVLLGQNVNSYGLKDASLPSFAELLRRVAQVGIPRVKFTTSHPMNFSSDVIDAIAEEPNVANYVHLPVQSGSDRVLRRMAREYRRERYLDIVREIRAKIDDVVLSTDVIVGFPGESEADFEATLSLFEEVGYEHAYTFAYSARPGTPSAEHFEDLPRETKIERLQRLIDLQKRYAFDANRRWIGRRARVLIREIQAEGDYAMGHSDQNHTVLVPKDQVRRLGLHDVEVTQATPHTLYGTVAGRDATAIPLAVAS is encoded by the coding sequence GTGCGCGCCCACGTCATCACCTACGGCTGCCAAATGAACGAGTACGACACGCACACGATCCGTTCGGAGCTCGTCGCGGGCGGGCACCACCTCGTCGACCACCCCGACGACGCCGACCTCGTGCTGATCAACACGTGCGCCGTGCGCGGCAAACCGGTGGAGAAGGTCGTGTCGTTGCTCGGGGAGTTCCGCAAGGCCAAGCGCGCGGGGCGGGACCTGACGGTCGGGATGATGGGGTGCCTCGCGCAGCTCGAGGAGGGCCAGGCGATCGCCCGCAAGTTCGAGGTGGACGTCCTCCTCGGGCCCGGCGCGATCACCGACGTGCACGACGCGTTGACGGCGATCGACGCCGGCCGCGAGCGCTACGAGAGCCTGCGCTTCAAGACCGACCTCGACACCCTCGTCCCGCCGGCGCCCGACGCGCTGACGGGGTTCCTGACGATCATGCGGGGCTGCGACCACCACTGCACCTACTGCATCGTGCCGACGACGCGCGGGCCGGAGGTGTCCCGCCCCGTCGAGAGCATCCTCGCCGAAGCGGAGGCGATGCGCGACGCGGGCGTGCAGGAGGTCGTGCTGTTGGGGCAGAACGTCAACAGTTACGGCCTGAAGGACGCTTCGCTGCCCAGCTTCGCGGAGCTGTTGCGGCGCGTCGCGCAGGTCGGCATTCCGCGCGTGAAGTTCACGACGAGCCACCCGATGAACTTCAGCAGCGACGTGATCGACGCCATCGCGGAGGAACCCAACGTCGCGAACTACGTCCACCTCCCGGTCCAGTCGGGCAGCGACCGGGTGTTGCGGCGCATGGCGCGCGAGTACCGCCGCGAGCGCTACCTCGACATCGTGCGCGAGATCCGCGCCAAGATCGACGACGTCGTCCTCAGCACCGACGTGATCGTCGGCTTTCCCGGGGAGAGCGAAGCGGACTTCGAGGCGACCCTCTCGCTGTTCGAGGAGGTCGGCTACGAGCACGCCTACACGTTCGCGTACTCCGCGCGGCCGGGCACCCCCAGCGCCGAGCATTTCGAGGACCTCCCCCGCGAGACGAAGATCGAGCGCCTGCAGCGCCTGATCGACCTGCAGAAGCGCTACGCGTTCGACGCGAACCGGCGCTGGATCGGGCGGCGCGCACGGGTGTTGATCCGCGAAATCCAGGCGGAGGGCGACTACGCGATGGGGCACAGCGACCAGAACCACACGGTGTTGGTCCCCAAGGACCAGGTCCGGCGCCTCGGGCTGCACGACGTCGAGGTCACCCAAGCGACGCCGCACACCCTGTACGGCACCGTCGCGGGGCGCGACGCGACCGCCATCCCGTTGGCCGTCGCCTCGTGA
- a CDS encoding NUDIX domain-containing protein yields the protein MSRPPAPAGAPPTRDWCATAFVVWEGRVLLHHHAKLQRWLPPGGHVELDELPDDAAVREVLEETGVHVELLGERAIQAPGPRQLLRPRGIQLEGIQPGHEHVDLIYFARPVAPYDGTLPRAEDDPSLGWFDADGLADLALDAEMQAWCALALRETAAH from the coding sequence GTGAGCCGACCGCCCGCCCCCGCCGGTGCGCCCCCGACGCGCGACTGGTGCGCGACGGCGTTCGTCGTGTGGGAGGGCCGCGTCCTGCTGCATCACCACGCGAAACTGCAGCGGTGGCTGCCGCCGGGCGGACACGTCGAGCTCGACGAACTGCCCGACGACGCCGCCGTCCGCGAGGTCCTCGAGGAGACCGGCGTGCACGTCGAACTGCTCGGGGAGCGCGCGATCCAGGCGCCCGGCCCGCGGCAGCTGCTGCGGCCGCGCGGCATCCAGCTGGAGGGCATCCAGCCGGGCCACGAGCACGTCGACCTCATCTACTTCGCGCGCCCCGTCGCGCCGTACGACGGGACGCTCCCCCGCGCCGAGGACGACCCGTCGCTCGGCTGGTTCGACGCCGACGGTCTCGCCGATCTCGCGCTGGACGCGGAGATGCAGGCGTGGTGTGCCCTGGCGTTGCGCGAGACCGCCGCGCACTAG